One Candidatus Edwardsbacteria bacterium DNA window includes the following coding sequences:
- the recJ gene encoding single-stranded-DNA-specific exonuclease RecJ produces the protein MERKWIFPDGGDEQLVKELAVSLEVTPLVARLLLVRGIKNADEARLFLDPQMSDCHDPFTMKGMDVIVVRLEKALREKERIMIYGDYDVDGITGTALLWRSLSYLGGDVTWYLPNRAKEGYGISSSGVEEAQKRGVKLIVSVDCGITAHKEVELARSLGIECIITDHHEPKESLPAAVAVLDPKRTDCNYQFQELAGVGVAYKMLQGLYRHLGLDEAQLQENLDLVALGTLADIVPLTGENRVLAKYGLEKIRSSSKPGIRALLEVTSLTGKPLDSGQIVFMLAPRINAAGRIGEADSALRLLITENQDEAFAIARTLDQENRKRKEIDEQILADAVNMVKQRVDLDQEMVIVLESENWHQGVIGIVASRLVEQFYRPTILIAVDGEKGKGSARSIAAFHLHEALKGCQEHLLSFGGHKYAAGMSIAAAKIPEFRQKMNQIAKQTLTSDDLMPTQALDALVDLDEMDFNTVRSFAKFAPFGPGNRHPVLASQQLRVVGSPYIVGKNHLKFKVKQKQRVFDAIGFSFGDLLDEVEDPDATLDMAFVLEENEWQGQKKLQLRLKDIKVR, from the coding sequence ATGGAAAGAAAATGGATATTCCCCGATGGCGGGGACGAACAATTGGTTAAGGAACTGGCGGTCTCGTTGGAGGTAACTCCCCTGGTGGCCCGGCTGTTGCTGGTCCGGGGGATAAAAAACGCCGATGAGGCCCGGCTGTTCCTGGACCCCCAGATGAGCGATTGTCATGATCCCTTTACCATGAAAGGCATGGACGTCATCGTTGTCCGCCTGGAAAAGGCCCTCCGGGAAAAAGAGAGGATCATGATCTACGGCGATTACGATGTCGACGGCATCACCGGGACGGCATTGTTATGGCGCTCCCTGTCATACCTGGGGGGCGATGTCACCTGGTATCTTCCCAACCGGGCCAAAGAGGGATACGGCATTTCTTCCAGCGGCGTCGAGGAAGCCCAGAAACGCGGAGTCAAATTGATAGTCTCGGTGGACTGCGGCATAACCGCCCATAAGGAGGTCGAGCTGGCCCGGTCGCTGGGCATAGAATGCATAATAACCGATCACCATGAACCCAAGGAAAGCCTGCCCGCTGCGGTGGCGGTGCTGGATCCCAAACGGACCGACTGTAATTATCAGTTCCAGGAGCTGGCCGGGGTGGGGGTGGCCTATAAGATGCTTCAGGGGCTATACCGGCACTTGGGCCTGGACGAAGCCCAGCTGCAGGAAAATTTGGATTTGGTGGCTCTGGGAACTTTGGCCGACATTGTTCCGCTGACCGGCGAGAACCGGGTGCTGGCAAAATACGGGCTGGAGAAGATCCGCAGCAGCAGCAAACCCGGCATCAGAGCCCTGCTGGAGGTGACCAGCCTCACCGGGAAGCCTCTGGATTCCGGCCAGATCGTGTTCATGCTGGCCCCCCGGATCAATGCGGCCGGCAGGATCGGCGAGGCCGATTCGGCCCTAAGGCTGTTGATCACCGAGAATCAGGACGAGGCCTTTGCCATCGCCCGGACCCTGGACCAGGAGAACCGCAAGCGCAAGGAGATAGACGAGCAAATCCTGGCCGATGCCGTTAACATGGTGAAACAACGGGTGGACCTGGATCAGGAGATGGTGATAGTGCTGGAATCCGAAAATTGGCACCAGGGGGTCATCGGCATCGTAGCCTCCCGGCTGGTGGAGCAGTTCTACCGCCCCACCATCCTGATCGCAGTGGACGGCGAGAAGGGCAAGGGCTCGGCCAGATCCATCGCCGCCTTCCACTTACACGAAGCGTTGAAGGGCTGCCAGGAGCATCTGTTGAGCTTTGGCGGGCATAAGTATGCCGCCGGGATGTCCATAGCGGCGGCCAAGATCCCGGAGTTCCGCCAGAAGATGAACCAGATCGCCAAACAGACGCTGACCAGCGATGACCTGATGCCCACCCAGGCGCTGGACGCTCTGGTGGACCTGGACGAAATGGATTTTAATACCGTCAGGAGCTTTGCTAAATTCGCCCCCTTCGGGCCGGGCAACCGTCATCCGGTGCTGGCCTCACAGCAGCTGCGGGTGGTGGGGAGCCCGTACATTGTTGGTAAGAACCACCTGAAGTTCAAGGTCAAGCAGAAACAGCGGGTGTTTGATGCCATCGGGTTCTCCTTCGGCGATTTGTTGGACGAGGTGGAGGATCCCGATGCCACGCTGGATATGGCCTTTGTGCTGGAGGAGAACGAATGGCAGGGGCAAAAGAAACTACAGCTGCGCCTGAAGGATATCAAGGTCCGGTGA